ccgataaattttactgggactcgacagaatggtaagaccttaagcggcacctgtcgaagtttacaccagtatcccgagatcatgtcctgggacgtgatcttgaagtaggtttttgcggattgccaatagagcagttaactagtacctgatccgtcagatgaactagccccaactaccattatccctgtacaatatagaagtttatgagaagaaatatagaaaaagttgaagctgtcgaataaaaataaacagtggagattttccttaactctgcgattcaagcaaaatctcgggggctactgacataggcatcccaaatgggcctgccgaagatagtacccggggtttactgaaggcccactacctttagaataagaagattcggaagcccaagatattattaaggaaagctagagttgtaatagaaagtcttattcgtAATCTTGCGgggtgagttagaaaccttcccggactttgtaacttgtacagcacgaatccctcggctccacctcctatataagggggagtcgagggacgcagagaggaTTGAATCATTGTTTTactaaaccctagtttcataatcgtcgagtacttttcggttgaaaccttcgagatctacttgccctctacttccaactaaaccctagcctacaatccataggcattgacaagttaataccttgtcacttatATTATTTCTATTACAAGTATTGTGGATGCTTTCTTATTTCTCGTGGGATTGTTTATTTTCAAACAGGTCTACATTGCTTGTTGCGATTACAGCCATTGGTGGGTTATCTTTGTCGACATCCATTTTAGGAAATATAGAGTGTCTAGCTCACTGAAGTTGACTGAATCTCAGATGGCTTCTACTGAAAGAATTGTATGGTTTTCGTTGCAATCTAGCTAATCAAATAATTATTTACACATGACAACAATAACTTTTATTTTTTATTCTTCCAGTGCAAATCATTCAAGAAACTTTACAGTCATCCTCATGGTGTTGAGGGATTAAATATCTCATCGTTCAAGATAAAAGTTTGCGGCACCCCTTCTTGTTCAGAGTAATCATCTTTTCTTAATGTGAACTATGATTTTATATTGTTTACTGTGTTTGGATTTAGTTGTTTCTTTCTTTCTGACCATTAGGAAAAGCGCGAGGCGTGACTGTGGTATCTATGCAATGAGGTTCATTTGGATATTCAAGGCTAATTTTTACCCAAATGTATTCAAGGTAGGTAATGTGTTGTGTTCATACTTTTATTCAATAGTATATAAGGCAGGTTTTTAGTTATTGTTCACTGTATAATAGTACATGTTAATGGTTCTTTTTAGTACTTGTGCATCCTTCTTTTTAGTAGTTGTGAACTTTTTCGTTCGGCGCTTGTGCATTCTGAATTTTTGTGCATTTTTCGTTTAAGATAACTAATCATTGTGTTGTTTCGTGTTTTTCAGGCTGACATCGAAAGTTTTCGACAGTTCTTCACCGGAATGATGCTCACTTATGATTCTCCTGATTATTTGGCAAGTTTCGTACGCGAACAGATCGAAGAATTCGAAAGTAAGTACTGTTTTTTAATGGTTAACCTTTATTCACCAGTGAAGTCAATGAAGTGAACTTGATTGTACAAAAATAAGTATATAAGAACATTACATATCCATTTCCATTTTCTGTATCCATATCCATTTCCTGTATCATATATTCTAAATATTTCTGTGGCCTCCTCCTTGATTGATTCCTACTTTTGTTGCTCTCCTTTTGATATCCTTTGTTCATTGTCGACCTCTGCAAAATAAACAGATTTTAAATTTGTGTTTAGCATGTCGGAAAAAGCAGATTATTTGCATCAGTAGGTTTTCATCACTGACAAAAGTAACTTCATGGGCACACTTACCTTGTTAATATGTTTCTTGTACCAAATACTAGATATTCCATGTTGCATCTTATTCTTCCGTTGTGGTAGTACATACCGTACGTGTTTCCTGGTTGTGTTGTTCTTTCTGTTGTGTTACTATCGTTATTTCTGTGTGTGTTGCTTGATTGATCATGTGCTGTATTGCTTGTATATCTCTGCTGTGATGCTGCTTTCGCCTGCTGCTTCTTTGCTTGTCTTCTTGCCTATGCTGTCTCTGCTGCAATTTGTGCTTTCAGTGCTTCACATCCTGTTCTGTTGTGTCATGATGTTTTGCAGTGTTCGCATTTTATTTGTCTAGTTTTTTGTCTTTTTTCTGAACCTGGCATCATTCTGTCTCCTCTTTTTGTTCCTCTTCCGTCGGACATTGGTGGGTCACGTAATGTTTCGTTGCTACCTGTTTCTTCATCGTGTAGTTTTTTAGCTCCTTCATCTTCTCTTATTGCTGCCAGCACTTTTGTTTCCATATCACGCATACACTGAATCATGACATTATATGCTTTGTCATTTGGGCACACTTTGTTGCAAAGTTCTGCCATATGGCTCATCACACCGGCAAACTTTAGTGTTTCGTCTCCGCAAGAAGCATCTGCTACATTTCCTAATGTTGCGAGTTCCATGTCTATGTCTTTTCTCCATCTTTTAATCACAAAACTCTCTGGCAAATCATTGATCTCCATGTGAACCATTGCTTTTATTACATGGCAGCAATGTATACCATCCCTCTGCATCTTTTTGCAGGAACACATGAAGTTCTTTTTTTCATCGTCAAATGTGACGTCAAACAACTCCCTTTTGAATTCCATGTGGTTGTAGAATTTCACTATTCTTTTCAGCCGCAGGTGGCGACCAGGTTCAAGTGATCCATCTACCTTGAATGCCGTGTTGTTTGTGATCTCGAtctggaacttctcgaatatttcATGTGTGAATTGTTCAAGAGCTTGCTTCTCAAACGGATGTCTTGTTACTAGTTTTGCTGTTTTCAGTGTTGATGTGAGCTTCTTCTTGTCCAGGGCAGATAAGCACTTGTCTTGTATGACCTCATATTGCTCAAGGAACATTGTTATTGTGTCTGTGTGCTGGCTATAGCATTTCCACATGTTATTTGTGCTCTCGCTCCTTCCTGTGCTTGATGAGAATGGGTAAAATTTGTCCATGAAGTACGCTAGTACCCACCTGTGTCTTATCCTGAATAACTTGCTTAGGTGTTTTTCTCCGCCAGCATTGTAATCCTTTATCACTTTATTCCATCCCATTTCGAACTCATCTGGTGTGAATGCGTTCTTTGCAATGTACATTAGCAGTTCCGACAGTCCTAAGTTTTttgcaaagaaggtgctctcttTCTGACTCATCTTGGTCACGATGTGGTAGTAGCAGTTCCTGTGGGTTGTAGACTTTAGAACTGTTTGTATTGCTTTCTTCATTGCTTTGTCCTGGTCTGTTATTATTGTCTTTGGTTCTTTTCCACCCATGGCCTGAACAAATGTTTCCATAACCCATATAAATGTTTCTGTTGTTTGATCCTTGAGTAGAGCAACGGCAAACAGTACTGTGGAGCCGTGATTGTTCACCCCAACTATAGGAACAAATGGTAATCCATACTTATTTGTGCTGAAAGTTGTGTCGAAAGATATATAGTCACCGAACAGCTTGTAGTTCATTACGCACATTGCGTCCATCCAAAACAGGCTGCGAACTCTTTTTTCGCTGTCTATTTCCATGGCATGATAGAAGCCAGGTACTATTTTCTTGAGTGTCTTGAAGCGTTCCAGGCACTTCTAGATGTCATGGTCCTTCTCTATTTGTTGTTGTTGACTCTTTATGTTGCTTAGATCAACAGCATCGAAGGGTATTCCACGGAATTTCCCTCTGATCGACCGAAAGATTAACATCATCTTCCTTGGTGGCAGACGTCCCATCTGTAGTAGATGAATTAATCTCCTGTCGAGATCAGTCATCCTTTTGTGACAGTGTGCAAACCTAATTAGATAGTCTGTTGGTTCCAGCGGGTGGTTGTGTTCTAAGTTAACCTTCTTGATGTACCAGTATCCATCAAATTGTCTTACAATTATGTGTGCTTTACAGCTAGTCTTCAGTAGTATATTTGTTCTCCTCTGCGACGATGGTTCGGCATCTGTGTTTGTGCATCCTTCCTTGTTACATGCGAACATTTGCATGTAGATTTCTCCGTTTTTTCCTGATCTCTTGCTGCTGAACTTCTTCACTGCAAATCCTTCCTTTCTTGCATACAGAGCGTATCTATAGAATGCATCGTCTCTTGTTTTGAAACGGGCACCTTCCTTTGGTATAGCTGCACTCATAATCTCTTCAACTACTGGGTAGTCATCTGTGCTGAACATATTGTCCATTTCCTCTTCCATCTTTGTTGGAGGATCTAGATTTATTTCTGGATCATCATCCTTCAGTTCTTCTTTAGTTTCTTGCTTAGAAGCTTGTTCCTCCGAGGGCGAGTTTGATTCTCCTGTGCTGTGTTTCTGCGATGATGAATAAGCTTCCTTTTGATTTGTTTCCTTTGAGGCACTTGTTTCTTCGTCGGTACTTCCCATTCCTCTGCATTCCTGAAATCATAACATTCATATTGTGCATCAGTTTTGGAAGATGGTGTTCCAGATGTTTAGATATTTTAATGTTTATTTCCACATATAACAAAGTGTGCACtgtttttgaaatcgaaagtaatTACCTGATGATCGATGATTTTATTTCCCGATGTTTCTGTACATGTGTATGCTTCATATGTTTCCTGTAAATTAAAGGCATACaattaatttttttaattcattatTTTAAATGTAATTGGTAATTATAATACATACATGTAGCTACTACCTTTGTATTGCTTGTTGTGCTATCACTGGAGTTGTTGTTGGCTGTAGCAA
This Lolium perenne isolate Kyuss_39 chromosome 1, Kyuss_2.0, whole genome shotgun sequence DNA region includes the following protein-coding sequences:
- the LOC127337157 gene encoding protein FAR-RED IMPAIRED RESPONSE 1-like, giving the protein MCVMNYKLFGDYISFDTTFSTNKYGLPFVPIVGVNNHGSTVLFAVALLKDQTTETFIWVMETFVQAMGGKEPKTIITDQDKAMKKAIQTVLKSTTHRNCYYHIVTKMSQKESTFFAKNLGLSELLMYIAKNAFTPDEFEMGWNKVIKDYNAGGEKHLSKLFRIRHRWVLAYFMDKFYPFSSSTGRSESTNNMWKCYSQHTDTITMFLEQYEVIQDKCLSALDKKKLTSTLKTAKLVTRHPFEKQALEQFTHEIFEKFQIEITNNTAFKVDGSLEPGRHLRLKRIVKFYNHMEFKRELFDVTFDDEKKNFMCSCKKMQRDGIHCCHVIKAMVHMEINDLPESFVIKRWRKDIDMELATLGNVADASCGDETLKFAGVMSHMAELCNKVCPNDKAYNVMIQCMRDMETKVLAAIREDEGAKKLHDEETGSNETLRDPPMSDGRGTKRGDRMMPGSEKRQKTRQIKCEHCKTS